A genome region from Stenotrophomonas maltophilia includes the following:
- a CDS encoding GtrA family protein, which translates to MSLIRQGSAYLVIGLVQLLLDWLVFVAATALGMPVAPANVAGRLAGMLLGFWLNGRYTFAEAGAHRLGWKRFARFFGLWLLMTAASTLLVSLVDHALGLQYTWLAKPLVEGALAFVSFLLMRYVVYR; encoded by the coding sequence ATGAGCCTCATCCGCCAGGGAAGCGCCTACCTCGTCATCGGGCTCGTGCAGCTGCTGCTCGACTGGCTCGTGTTCGTGGCCGCCACCGCGCTGGGCATGCCAGTGGCGCCGGCCAACGTCGCCGGGCGCCTGGCCGGCATGCTGCTGGGCTTCTGGCTCAACGGCCGCTACACCTTCGCCGAGGCGGGCGCACACAGGCTGGGCTGGAAGCGCTTTGCCCGCTTCTTCGGGCTGTGGCTGCTGATGACCGCGGCAAGCACGCTGCTGGTGAGCCTGGTCGATCACGCGCTCGGCCTGCAGTACACCTGGCTGGCCAAGCCGCTGGTGGAAGGTGCGCTGGCCTTCGTGTCGTTCCTGCTGATGCGCTACGTGGTGTATCGCTGA